The DNA window GCTGGGTACCCACAGCTTGCCCCGTGTCGGGAAGCTCCATCTCAGAGGTGCTCGGAAGGGCTTGGACTTGACAAGTAGCCCCTGATTTTCTCCCCTCTGATAAGTATGAGTGCAGCATTTCAGCACAGATACAGGCCCTGAGGTGCCTAAAGgcacatttttctcttaaaaccCAGAGGTTTTGAAGACTAAAAATGTGCTTGGGTAAATAAGTACCTCTAGGGTAAAGCCTGAGAAGGACCCTACCTGGGGTCGGACCAGGTACACAGAAGTATTTGGTGCAAGACACAGCACAAGCCATTCCCTCTGTCCAGTGTGGCCAAGCCAGTGCTTCGGTGACGGCAGTTTGCTACAGAATTGCTCAGCAGCAAATTGTAAGGTGTCCCAGAGCAGACATTGCTCCAAGTAGTACCTCTGAGGTGCCTTATCCCTTAGGTGCTGCTGTTACCCCACACCTTGCTGAGAGCCAAGCGTAAAGTCTTGgagtcagaaaacaaatttttgcTATCATTTTTGTATAACTCTGTACAGAAAGCACCTTGGGCAGCAAACAGTGGGCCAGTGCCCAGCTTACGGCCGTGTAGTGCAGTGGTCTCCCCTTTTAAATGGAACTAGAGCAGAAAAAGTCTGGTTAGGCTCAGAGCAGCGAGAGCGAAAGCAACTTTCTATGATGACAGCCTGTAATCACCACAGGGCTGCTTATAGTAACTCGCTAATCTGGATCGATCGGGGTGGTGACATTCATCTCCCGGTTCGTTTCAGCATGGTCTTGAACATCAATCCAGCCTCTGCCTGGCACAGTAATTGTCTTTTATCGCTCCCACAGATTGCTTTTCCCTGGAGCAAAGTCCTGGTATTTTTTCATTACCGCAGCAGGGAAACAAGACTCAGCGACAGGGAGTGGTGCTGTCTTcactgatttttgctttttttttaaatttggtcTGAAACAAAGGTCTGTTAGTGAATAGCCCTTGCTGAGAACCTGTACCAAACTCATAGCTGCAGCACGTGTGGCCTCCCAGCAGCTCACAAAGCGCCATGACTGGCAGCTCTCATGTCCGAACTGACCCGTGCCTTGTTCCAGCTTGTCTGGCTTCCTTATCGTAGTTGCACTTTTAACAGCGGGctccagaacaaaacaaatgccTCTTTTTCTCCAGTGTTTAGAGTTCTGATTTGCTTCATGATTGGAAatttattgtttggttttaaaaaaaaaaaaaagaggagcaaaGTTAGCAGCAGTGACAGACATCTGCAAAGCAGCTTCTTTCTGCCTCATGTTGGGCTGAAATCCTGGGAAGTGAGCGAGTATTTGCCCTCGTTCTCTCTGGGCTCCCTGGCCTTGTACCCCCATTAATATTCCTTCCTACCCCTGGTGTGTGCATTTCATCAGCTTTTGGAGATCACCAGGGAATGTGCGCGTAGGACAACGGGCAAAGGTAAGAGGATGAAATCCTGGTAAGGTTTCATGCCGATGTATCTTTATAAATTCTTTTGGGAGGGTTTAGTATCAGCTAATGGACCAGATGAACTATGGGCCATCATGTGTGTTCTTACGTCTTTCAGATTCAGCAGCAGGGATGACCTCAGGGGACCCTCTTGCCTCCCActtcaaaaagaagcaaaataactgttttttcccAAGTCATTGACACCGTGAAGCAAATATGTCACTGTATCTGGGGGAGCGTGTGTCTGCAATGTTTCACTCGGCAGCCTCGGCTGCGGGTGCCTGGTCTGCATGTGCCAGTGGTGGATTTGGGGTCTCGCTCACCAGTTTTAAGTGTTGCCCTGGTCGCTGGGGGGTAGCACAGATAACACAGCACCTTTGTAGCTACACAAGTCATTGTATTCCAGAAGTATGCCAGACCAGCCTACACAGACATGACAAGCACAGCATAAATTTGTGCATTGTCCAATCTCTGTGTGCTCATCCCTTCTAATTCCTGCTAAATACTCGCAATTCCATGGCTGCCAGGTTGTATCAAGAACCAAAGCTCCTGGGAAATCCTGCTGCTTTCAAATAcataaagataatttttgaGTCAGAGGCAAATGCAATTTGTATTGCTTCAGCCACGCTTGGCATACCTTCCCGAGCCTCGAGATGCAGGATGACGCGCTAGGGATCTCCGGAGTGCTTGGATAACCAGCCAGAGGAGGTCCTAGCAGGCTCAGCGCTCACAGAAATGAGTGCTTTGGAAGAGGAACATGTATTGTTGCCATGCAAGTTTTATACCAATGCAGTACAGGAGAAAAAGCACAAGCCACCTGCACATCCCTCTGCCCATGGGcatgctttgaaataaaaccagaaggatGCTGAACGCATTTAGAAATGTGAAGCCGTTACTCCTCCCATACGGTTTATTGAGGATCTCAGTTTTCAAAGCATGAGTAGCAGTGAGGCCCGTTATTCTTTCCAACATGCAAAAGGCACAAGAAAGTCATCAATGTGATTCTGTGCAAAATGTCTCTAGGAAAACACACAGCGaggaaatgacagaaaagagCCCCCAATGGAAGAGAAAGCCAAAGTGCCTTCAGGAAAGTGCTGAAAAGTTCTGAAAATGGTCGTACTTTTTCAGAGTCCAGATAGGCTCAGTCGGTGAAAGATGCTTTGCAAATCCGTGAAAGAAAACCCAAGAGACAGAGCCAAAAGGCTTAAAACAATAATCTCCTCCATGTGCCAAAATTCAGGATGGAagtcaaaattatttctctcaGGAAAAAAGTGCAGCAGTTAAAGAGAGACattacattctttaaaaaaaagcccaccaaaACCAGACGTAGAAAGTGGATACGTTCTAAGAGCAGctcaataaaaaatattccttttaatgaaaataatttaaaaaatggatacTTGAAGAATGCAAATCCACCTTGACTGTGACCAGCTACtgcaccctgctcccaggaaagcCTCCGAGCACAACACAATGCCTTCTAGAAGAAGAAAGTCCCCACTACCTGCATGTGTGAAATGTGGCCAGTGAACACAAACGTACAGAACCGAGTACCCGAGTCCCATTAGTTAACCTGGGCATCGGGAAACTTCCCGGGGTTCCCGTCTCTCCCACTGGAGCCGGCTGGTGCCGGAGGTGGCGGCGCTTCCCAGTGGGTTCGGCGGAGCCCATGAACCCCTGAGCCTCTCGCTGGAGTTGAATACTTAAACCTAAAAAAGGCATTTACAAGTTGAcacattttgttgttgttgttgttgtcttaTTTCCTTGCAGTATACGTTTCTACTTCTAGACTATGGAATGTTACATTAAACAATATAATTATTCATTACCTTGCTTCAAATTTCGTTACAGTTACTGAGGCTTCATCATAGCTTCACACAGCACAGAGACACCAAACTAAACACCAAGCAGCCAGCActagatgtattttttctttaaataccaATAAGCAAAATATCCCATTCCCCCCAGAGATCCCATCAGGAAGGAGGCTCCGAAGAAGGAGGGAGGTTTCCGCTTGACCAGCCTGAAGGCGTTGGGTACCACCGCGGAGAGGAGCGTGGTGTGTATATCTCCCAAAACTTTCCTGAAGGCGAAGCGTTTTTGTATCCTGTCGAAGAAGGACTGTAGGTTAGGTCTGCTGCCATCTTCCCAGTATTTCTTAGAGAGTCCCAGAAACTTGAGGCGGTGCAGGGTAGCTCCTAACAAGACATCAGCCAAGGTAAAGACGCATCCGCAGAGCCAAAGTTCACACTTCTGCCCTGCAGAGAGAAGCGACAGAGCAGGCAGGGTAAGAAGAAACCCTTGGGTAGGCACCTAAAGGCTTGCTCTAAAGACCCACGAAGGCAGGAGCATTTGCATTAGACCTGGGGTGGTTTTTTCTCAGCTCTCCGGTATCCCAAGAGTTCAGACCCTGTCTACCAGGCGTAATGAAGGATACGTGGGGCCACAAAGATGGGAATGTGAGATTATCATCTATAGCCCACGTGAAGGTACCAATCGCTGTCTGCAAAATGGCTCTGTTGCTTCTCTCCCAAGTcaagagcaggaggagatggcatCCTCCCATACCCAGGAGGTCCCTGGAAAAGGGCCCTTGGCCCCCCTTGAAGGAAGATGTGGTGCAGTGACCCTTTCTGCTGTCTTAGTGCTCGGGGAGAGCAGCAGTGTTTGTCCTTGGCTGTACGGGCAGCTCTTTCAGGAGTGTCATGTTAACTTGTCCTATTTTAGGGCTGTAAGAAATCCTCAGGAATCAAAACCATTTgctggcccagcctggctgtTCTCCCTGTGTGCTGTCAGGCAGGTCCTGCCTCTGCGTACTCTCCCACAGCCAGGACACAGCTCTGGGacaccaaaaccagcagcacaTCTGTGCCGAGAGCCAGGCTCTCGGGGGAGGCAGAGCTCGGTGCGATGCTGGGCGTGAGGAGAGGCACCAAGGCACGGACAGCCCTTGGTAAGGGGTGACCCTGGAAATAACCTCACCAGAGAGATGTCTAGGAATAAACCGAGCTGTTGTTAGTCTGGAAGAAGCGGGCTCAGGCCAGGATAATGTTAAACGCTCCCCTGCTGCCCTTTCAATGCTAAGGAGCAGGGCAGCGATGGAGCTAAGGCAGATGGAGGGAGGTGCCGGTaggaaagaacagcagaagGGGCGTAAAACCTGGCCCGACCCAGCCTGAGCCCCCAGCTTTGCACCAAATGCTTAATTTTGGGGCTTTTCCACTGCCCTGTGGCTGTTGCATCCAGGAGGGGGAGAGCAGCACCTTTATTGCACCCCTGTGCAGGcactggtgctgcctgcagggccAGGCCAGGGGAATTCCTGCTAATTAGCAGCCCTCATTTGTAGCCGCTTGGCAGCCTGCCCGATCCTGCTAGAGGCACAGCCCAAACGGACAGATTGCCTGTGCCTAATTAGtcaacaaatgttttcagtggcTAATGAATTGTGGGGTGCTGCAGCCAGAGCCTCCTGGGTGCGCCGGGGACCCTGAGGATGCTCCGGCTCAGAGGTAAGGGAAGCGGGGCTGAAGTGTCTGCCGGGCTCCCGGGCACTGCTGCGGGTGAAGGAGAAAGCACACGTGAGGATGGCGGCTTTGGGAGAGACCCGTGATCTGGCCCTACCCCTCCTGGCTCTGGGCTTGCACCCACCGCTGATGCCTCACCGGGCTGTGGGGTGCCCCGGGGCAGAAGCGTGGGCAAGGGCAACTCGTCCCCTTTGCATCCGCAGTGGCTCCCGCACGGATCGGCCTGTCCCAGCTGAGCAGggtgcctgtggcagggggtcaccctctgctcctgcagcatctcccaccctcctcctgcctgccctgcctgcatcACTGCGCGTCGGGCCGGCAGCCTGGGCTGCGtgggaggagagctgctgcacTGCGGCTCCTGGGAAGTTGCCAAAGGGCTGGTGCTTGTGCCCACTGCTGAGATCCTGACCTGGCTGTGGGCACGGCGGGGGAAGTTTGGGGGCCcagagcagagggcaggggcagcacgCAAGGACTGAAGGCAGCGGACCGCCTGGGTGCCGgtggcagcggcagcagccaCCCCTCTGCTCCAGGCACCCGGGACGTCCTCTGAAGGCACCTCATTAGGCTGAACTCTGCTGAGCTGTCCCAGCTCTCAGATCAGTTAATGAGGGGGTTCATTGGAGGCAATTAGGGCAACGCAGGGTGCCACTGTGAATGCATCAGGGCTCTCGGCAAATCCCTGACCTTGTGCCTTGCATGGCCAGACCTTGGCACCTCCGAGGACCCTTCGGTGTGGCCCCAAGCATGACGCACGGCTCCCCGTGGCCGAGGCCAGCCctgagggcagggacagctgcGGGGCCATCCCCCGATTAACTGCGTCTGGGCTCTGCTCCGGGCCTGGCACTGCGGCGTTGGCGGCTACCGGCTGTCCCAGGGCTGGGGTTACGAGCCCTGCCGGCAGCGGGGACGGGAGGATGACGGCATCATCCTGGGGTGACAGCGGGACAAGCGATGCCCAGCTGTGCCCATGCATCCCTGTCTGCCAGGGCACCGAGCAGCATGTATTTGATGTCGGGGATGGCTGGTGTCGCTCTCTCCCACCTGCTGGTGTTTGACGCAGGTCCTGTAAAGgctcccacccccacccccacccccccccgcccgggtCCCTCAAGCTCCTGTTGGATTTCCCTGCCCGTGCTCTGCTGGGATGTGCTGCAGCCCATGGCTGGAGGGGGCTTTGCTGCAGGACgcgtccccagccccacgcttTTGTCAGTCTGTGCTCCTCGTGGTGCAGCAGCCCAGGCCCAGCCCGATCCTTCCTGATCCAGCCAGAGCACCAGTCACCGGCAGCCCcttgctggggcagaggggaccTGCCACCACCCTGCAATGACTTGGGAGCTCCCACAGAGCAGCCGTGAAGGCAGGGGTCCCGCTGTCCCTTGTGGCAAGGGGTGCAGGGGCTCCCCAGAGCAGGGGTGGTTTGCCAGAGGTTAGTAAGACCACGGCTGCAACAGCATCGGTGCACCCAAACGCAGAagagcccagcagcagccctggccccaCTGGTGGTTGCCCTGTGGGGGATGTTCATCAGGTGCAAAGCCATCGGCTGTTCCTGGTGTTGCACCTTGGCCTCGTGTGGAAAAACACCCCATGAAGGCAGCCCAGCGCCTACCTTGGTACTCCagtttcctcttctccagctcgGCCTCGATCTGGTCTAGCACCATCCCCAGTTCACCAAGGATCTTCTTCAAGTAGTTCACGTTGTCGTGCTCCAGGATCTTGGCCTGGGTGGAGAGCGGGGTtaggatggaggatggatggatggacagacagacacatgTCCCTGCAACCGTGCAGGGACACGAGGCACCACGTGCCCATGGCAGGTCTGTGGGTCATGTCTCCCACCACCAGAGATATGTGTGGCTTTACCCACTCACCATGAGCTTCTTCTGCTTGGAGAGGTAGGGCTCTGATAGCTGTGGCTCCTCTTCGTGGTCCAGCTTCATCAGCTCCGTGCTGGCATTAGCTAAATGTCCTGGggggagacagacagacagacagaggggctgggggagctgtgTTTGGCAGGGGTAGGCATGACCTTGTGGCTGGTAGCAAAGCACCTTGTCCTGCAAGCAAGAGAACCAAGAAAAACACCCCAGAGAGCTAAAATGGGCCAAATTCATGGCTTGCTGCCACTGTGCCACCAGAGGGGCATCGCACACCCTCCCAAGGGCATGTGGCTCCTTCAGCCCTCCCGTCCGCTCACGGCAGGGCAGGTGGCACAGCAGATCCCCCTCCCTGGCCTTGGCgagtcccagctctgcaggttttggggggtgTTCAGCTCTTTATTTCCTCTGCTGGATTCATATTAGAGCTGGCAGCagatctgtctgtctgtcactGTCTTAAGAACATCCCTGAGCTTCCCCATAACCTGGTTcctgcagccccatccccagcaggTCGATCCATTGGGACGTCCAAGCCGGCTGCCCGCGTGTGGATGTGCAAGCAGAGCAGCGCggcagggagcagcacaggaggagaTGTTCCCTCCCAAATGAAGCTGTCCCACCCCAGCTCGGTGTCGGGGGATGCAATTTGGTAGCATGGAGCCCAGGAGAGCACAGGAGAGACACCCACCGTCCTCCCTCCAAGGGCATGGGGGGAATGCAAAGGGCTTTGTGCAAGGGAGCTGACAGAGGGAAAGGAGCAGAGtaaatgaaagaagagaatACAAGATGCAGAGTAACACCTTAAGGACGACATAAATTACCCAAAGCTGCGCTAATGTCTTCCTGGCAGGGACCATCTGTCTCTCCCTCCTTGTTCCCTCCAACGAGGGCTTGGCTCTGCGGATGGGTGCAGGAGGTGCCAGGGCTggccagggcagcagccagcagcggGCTGTACGCTGCCACAAAATGGTGAAACTCCCTGCTTTCTACCATGAGCCTTGAAGCTCATGCTCCCTAAGGCTCCCAGCCGGCTCTCCTGGGGCTGTAACTCAGAGGGAAGCCTGGATATCACCCTGGGGTTGTTCCCTGTTCCCCTTGGGAGACCGTGGCCCTCGGTTCACCCTCTCTTGGGACACAACTACATGGATTTGCCTCGGCACCCACGgcaatggggcagcccagccATCGCCTGGCTGTAGGAGATGTGCCGGGGAGGAAGGGCACCGCCGGCACTGGGGcatcccactccctgcccacaACCtctcctttgcaatggcttggGAAAAATGCCACCAGCGAGGAGGTTTGGATGGTGATATATTTTTAAGGACCTCGGCAGAGCACGGGGCAGTGATGCGAGGCAGGCGGCTCTGAAGCCATCACAGCGGCactctttggggggggggggatgggctCTGGGGGTGGAGGTGACGCTTGGTGACATGTGGAAAGCAGCCTGTGCAGGGTGCCAGCAGAGGTAGGGCAGACCACGAGATGCACCTCAAGAACAGCCTATTTCTCTTTGTGCATGAGTGCATCCCGTTTTGGAGGGACCATCCGTGACCCAGACAGCTGAAGGGACAGTGGTGGGGGAACCCTGTTTGCTACGGGTGCTGCTTGGGGCCAGAGCCTAAAGGAGGGGAGAGACACCAGGCATGCCAGTGCCCTCCTGACAAGGTCACCTCTTTGGTGAGGGACTCCCTCCAGGAGTGATCCTTGCCGTTGAGTTATATTAAGCATCGTCAATGTTTCATGAGCGCTTGAAGGTCAGGTACACAATCTTATGCCGATTCATCCACTATCTGCAGCTCGGTCTGGCTGTAGTCACCCACCGTTGCCCGTAGAACTGTTGGAGGGAGAGGGGGTGTGCAGGAGAGGGAGCAAATTCATGTGCCCCACAAAGAGCTGGGCGAGAAGCGGGCATGGCTCGTGGGAGCCCGGACACCCCCAGGGTTAGGAAGCCTCCACAGGGTGCGTGCAGCTCCCAAATTAGCTGCGCTTCACCATTTCCCAGCTATGTCCCTGCCCGTGTTGGTGGAGAGGGGACATAAGCAAGAGCGGGGGGCTGGCCGGGCTGCGGAGCCAAACCGAGCCTAAaggaagggctggggggggctgtcCCGCTGgcaccagccctgggcagccccgCTGGAGAGGCGACTTACTGCGGATCTCAGCGGTCGCGTACTTTGGGATCATGGAGTCGGTGGTGAGCTCAGGGTGCAGGATGCAGCCGTGCGTGTAGGCGTCCATGGGGAGCGAGTCCAGCAGCTCCCGGTACTGCAGCACCCGTGAGTGCAGCAGGCTGCCCGGCTCGGGGATCAGCTGCGTGACGTTTTCTGCCAGGGCAAAGGGAAAGGTGTTAGGAGGATGCTCATTAGTGGCTCGTTAGCCCGCGTGGGACATGGGTGTGCAGTCCTGGCTTGAGCTACCTCTGAGCAGGGGCTCAAACCTGTACTccaggctgggctctgccccctccctgctgcccgtCCCAGCCTGCGCCCAGAGACGGGCAAACCCGCAGGACCACGGGGACGCGTACACGTGTCGttccccagccccgcagcctcCGCGTCCCCAGGAGCTCAGCATGGCAAACccttcagctctgcagcccctgaaTTTGCATGCTGTCGTTACACATCTCTCAGAAGGGCAACAAAATCTTCCTGTTCTGCAGAAAAGAGCGAAAACACGGGGATTTGAGTTTGGGAACTCCTGAGGTACACACTCCTTACACCAGTGGCAATGAGACACCTAATTCTCTTGGGCTTCCTCAAAAATCCCATTCAAAATGAGTAATCAGGGAGCTGATGACCAAAGAAGGAGCCCAGCATCTTCCCTCTGCGCTCAGCCAGTGCCCCAGCCGCAGGagcatcccccagcccagccggctctgctcctcctcgccttgttgggttttattCATCTTTTGTGGATGGCAGTTTGTATCCTGCTCTTTTTATTACACTTTCAGCTCAAAATACACAGCAGATGACACCACAAGGAGCAAAATGTTGCTCTTGTCTCCCCCAAAAAATcaggtcctttttttttatgggaTCATAAATGTTTATGGCATTTTCAGACAGCAGTTAACAGGTAGTGAGTAAATTTACCACCAGGACTCAGTGAAGCCAGTTGCCCACATGCCACCCGCAGTGCAGGGCTCACCGCACGCCGGCGTCTCAGCACATCGGCAGAAGGACTTTGCCAGACGTGGCCAACACGGGTCCTTAATTAAGGGCCCGAAATGACAGTtctgcccagccccgctgccggtggcaggaggaaggctgcGGGCACAGCCTGGCGATGCCCACCCAGCACAGACACACAGCTCGCCCTGCCCTGGGCCAGGCAGCCTCGCGCTGGCTGGGACCCGCGGCTGGGCAGGAGCCAGGGAAATTTTGGCAAACCTCCTGTATTGCAAACCTCCTAGCAGCTCTTATTCAGGGCTGTCTCTGCTGGTAGGCTCCGTAAAGTTGTTCTGACCGATGAGCATCGGCATTACTGTCCCCTGAGCGAGGGGAGGATTTGGTAGCTCCTCTCTGCCCGCGGGCTGCtcgctgcctgtgctgcctggaGTCCAACTCTCCAAGCGGGGATTTTCCATCCGAGACAAGCGACTGGctgaatgaaataataataacgGACCTATAGACTGTGTGATTCTTCCTGATGGGCTGGTGCTGAGGCTGGAAACCAGCACATCCAGAGTGACTGCCCCGTCTGGCAGCCAGACAGAGTGACCACAATGAAATAGCGGCGTGCTGGCCGCTGGTCCACGTCCTTCAGCGTGTCCCAGGGAGGTTTTGCAgtgggaaggtgggagggggcTCGCTCTGCCTTTGCACGCCACGGCGGACCTGCACGTACGGGCTGCTGTTGCATATAGTGATGGGTCGTGCAAAGGCG is part of the Grus americana isolate bGruAme1 chromosome 17, bGruAme1.mat, whole genome shotgun sequence genome and encodes:
- the GDAP1L1 gene encoding ganglioside-induced differentiation-associated protein 1-like 1 isoform X1, yielding MATPNNVTPTNCSWWPISALENDAGKSTEGEENQDPTDPALKSQDRLVLYHWTQSFSSQKVRLVIAEKGLPCEERDVSMPLMEHKEPWFMRLNLGEEVPVIIHRDNIISDYNQIIDYMEKNFTGENVTQLIPEPGSLLHSRVLQYRELLDSLPMDAYTHGCILHPELTTDSMIPKYATAEIRRHLANASTELMKLDHEEEPQLSEPYLSKQKKLMAKILEHDNVNYLKKILGELGMVLDQIEAELEKRKLEYQGQKCELWLCGCVFTLADVLLGATLHRLKFLGLSKKYWEDGSRPNLQSFFDRIQKRFAFRKVLGDIHTTLLSAVVPNAFRLVKRKPPSFFGASFLMGSLGGMGYFAYWYLKKKYI
- the GDAP1L1 gene encoding ganglioside-induced differentiation-associated protein 1-like 1 isoform X2, which encodes MATPNNVTPTNCSWWPISALENDAGKSTEGEENQDPTDPALKSQDRLVLYHWTQSFSSQKVRLVIAEKGLPCEERDVSMPLMEHKEPWFMRLNLGEEVPVIIHRDNIISDYNQIIDYMEKNFTGENVTQLIPEPGSLLHSRVLQYRELLDSLPMDAYTHGCILHPELTTDSMIPKYATAEIRRHLANASTELMKLDHEEEPQLSEPYLSKQKKLMAKILEHDNVNYLKKILGELGMVLDQIEAELEKRKLEYQGYKNASPSGKFWEIYTPRSSPRWYPTPSGWSSGNLPPSSEPPS